The Candidatus Omnitrophota bacterium DNA window AGAAGATAAAAGAATATAAGCGTATAAAAGAGGCTGCCAAATCAAGTAAACCGGTTATAAAAATACAATCAGTTTGGCCGGCAATTAAGGACTGCGCGGATGAATACATAGACTTATTTGATCCATATGTCGATGCCATTACTTCTAACCCTCTTATTGATTATTTGCATAATGATGAACTTGAAAAAATAGAGTATTGGGAGAATTTTGATTGCCCGGTACCTTATCAAAGGTTAACTATTCTTTTTGATGGTTTGGTTCCGTATTGTCATAACGATGAATTCAATACATTTATTATTGGTGATATAAAGCTGGATAAGGTTTACAATATTTGGAACGGACTTCATATGACAAAAGTACGCCAAAGCCACAGAGAACATAAGGGAGTAGAATTATTAAGTGCCTGTAAACGTTGTTTTTTACCTCGGAAGGTCGAACCTATTGTGGAAAATTTTGGTGGTAAGAAGGTTATTGTTGAGAAATATACAAAACGGATTGAAGAGATTGGTAAATAACAGATGATTGTTACTATTCATCAGCCGGAACATCTGCCTTGGCTGGGGTTTTTTCACAAGCTCAATATGGCTGAAACTTACGTTGTCCTTGATAACGTTCAGTATCGCCGCAGGTATTTTCAGAACAGAAATAAAATTCGCACCAAAAATGGCTGGAAATGGATAGGTATTTCACTTATAAAGGAGGCAAGGGATAATTTACTGATAAAAGATGTAAAGATTTTTAAGGAAGATATTGAGTGGAGGTCAGATAACCTTAAGACAGTTCATCAGAGTTATTCTAAAGCTAAATATTTTGATTTTTTTTGGCCTGAATTTCAGAAAATTTACTCTTCAGATTATGATCATCTAATTGATTTAAATATTGCTTTCATAAAGCTTATCTTAAAGAAACTGGGGATAGTAAGGGAAGTTATACTTGCTTCTCAATTGAATGTAGATGGAGAAAAAGGGGATTTGATATTTAATATCACTAAAACATTGAACGCCAAAACTTATGTTTCAGGAATTTCCGGTAAGGATTATCTCGATATGAAAAAGTTCAGTGAAAATGGAATAAAAGTTATAATTCAGGAGTTTCACCATCCAGTTTATTCTCAGTTACTTACTCCTTTTTTACCATGCATGTCGGTGATTGATCTTTTATTTAATTATGGTCCTGGGAGTCTGGATATTATCAATGGCATCGGTGTCCCAATTTTGGAGGAAGTTTTTTTATAATGAAAAAAGCTACGTATGAGACTTTAATCATCGCGGAGATAGGGGAATGTTTTAATGGTGATTTTACTATAGCCAAGGAATTGATGCGGGAGGCGAAAAAATCCGGCTGTGATATAGTTAAATTTCAGACTCTTGATTATGAAAATATTTCCTTAAGCGACCCGGAAAAAGAATGGTTTTTAAAGATTGCATTAAACCCAGAAAAAATAAGAAAGCTGATTGCTTATGCAAGAAAAATAAGGATTCGCATACTTTTTAGCCCGGAAAATATAAAGACCTGTCAGTGGCTTCTGGACGCAGGCTTAGAAGACGTAAAGATTGCAAGTAGCTCGATAACTGACGTAGAGTTAATTAGTTTTGTAAATAAGAATTTCAGATGCGTCTTTATTTCAACGGGAATGGCTTCTTTGAAAGAAGTAAGAGAAATTGTGCATAATCTGAAGAATGTCTATGAGTTATATATAATGCATTGCGTCTCTGAATATCCAACCGGTCCGCTGCTTAAGAGGAGAGGATTATGTGCGCTTGCTCCGGAGGATGTCCATTTAAATATGATGAAGATTCTAATGCAGATATTCCCTCATTACAAGATAGGATATTCCGATCATACTGCCGGAATATTTGCTCCTTTAGTGGCTGTTGCCGCTGGAGCTGAGGTTATAGAAAAACATATTACCTTAGATAGAAAAGTTCCACTTCGTAATTATAATACTGGCAAAGAATACCTCGGTACGGATCATGTATTGTCGCTTGAACCATTCGAGCTCAAGGAGATGGTTTGTAAAATTCGCGAAATAGAACACATGCTAGGTAAGTGGAAGTGGGAACGTTCTGAGGGCGAAAAATTGTTAAGAGGATTCTTACGGAAAAGGTTTTCGGGTGTATAAGGCGAGAATTGTTATAAAAACTAAAGGAAGTCATTCTCAGGGCATGGGGGATCTTATTTCTTCTCTTGATTTGGGGAGAGAATTAAGAAAGCTGAACAAAAACATATTTTTCTTGGTAAATAAAGATAAGATAGCCTCAAATTTTATTCGGAATAATGGTTTTCCGGTAAAAGAAATCGATAGTTTGAGCGATCTTGGGTTATTTTTAAAGGAAAAGTTTTTCGATATTTCTATTTTGAACCAGCTTAATACAGAGAGCAGAGAAGTAATTCTGTTTAAGAAGCATTCAAGGAGATTGGTAACGATTGAAGATGTTGGAAAATCTAGCCTATTAGCTGATCTGAGGTTCAATATTCTTTATCCTCAGCCTAAGGCCATAACAGAATTGAGTTTCTTGCCTTTATCTAAAGTTTTTCAAGAAAAACATACTTTACTTAAACAGATAAAGAAAAAAGCTAAGAACATCCTTGTTTTGCAGGGGGGCAGTGATACCTATGGTTTTACACCTAAAATTATTAAATCACTAAATTCGGTTGATCCGCAAATAAAAATTAATGTTGTACTTGGACCATATTTTTCTCATTTTAAAGAATTAGATATCGTTCTACGTAATTCTTCTAGGGAGTTCGATATTATTTCTAATTGCAGTGATTTATCTTTTCTTATGACGGAAGCTGACATTGCTATTAGTGCTGCAGGCAATACTCTTTTTGAATTAGCCTGTCTTGGCGTGCCGACTATGGTAGTTTGTGCAGAAAAATTTGAGGAGATTACGGCAAAGATATTAGAAGAGAAAGGTTTTTGTATTAATTTAGGCTATGGTTCTGATATAAAGGAAAAAGATATTTTTGCCACTTTGGATAGATTAACAGCTAATTATAAGTTACGTTTTTCCATGAGCAAGAGAGGGAAGGAATTGATAGATGGAGCAGGTATCAAGCGTATTGTAAATCGTATTGAAAAATTGATTGATAGTATTGACAATAATGAGAAGAGAGGGAAACAAAATGCTTAGTAATTCTAAACTTCGAAGTCTCATCAAGAATTTTTCTGAACTATATTGGCTCAAGCCCATGGATATTATTTGGGATGCTGTTACTGCTTACCATGTACAAGGATGGGTAAAAAAGAGCGATGTTTTAATGGATTTGGGTTGTGGTGATGGATATTTTAGTGCTTTGATGTTTGGTGCAAAAATACCATTAACCCATGATAGGTTTCTTAACGTGGTTGCTTCTAATCAAAAAATAAAAACCAACCAATCTGGTGATATATACAGAAATCAACAGCAGCTTTTAAAATTTGAAAAGGCACCATGGAGAAGAGTAGATTTCGGTTTGGAACTAAAACCCCATCATATAAGAGTTGCCGATTCGCTAGGTATTTATAAAAAAATTATCAAAGGGATTTTTGAAGAAACAAGTTTGAATGAGAGAAGCATAGATAAAGTATATTCTATCTTTGCTTTTTATTGGGGCAGAAATCTGGATAGGCAAATTAACGAAATATATCGTATCTTGAGAGAAGATGGTGAATTTATAGTTACCTTGCCTAGCGAGCATCTTTCTGGTATGCATATATGTAAAAGGTTGGCAGATGAAGAGAAGAGTAAAAAAGTAAGGTTATATCTTGAAAATCTTGATGGGGGCAGGAAGGATTTAACGACCCGTCACTCTAGAAGTGAAAAAGGATGGAAGGATTGGTTTGAGTATCATAACTTTAAAGTTTTAAATATGATACCAGTCGTTAATAAGGTTATGTTTTTACATCAAGATATTTCACAGAGAGTATTCTTGCCGATTTTGTTTAAAATGTCCAATTCGGAAGATTTTAAGAGATTACGTTCTATAGTCAAAAAATATGTTTGTGAAAAGCTATATCCGGATCTGTTAAGCGAGCTGTTAAAATTTGAGTCGGATCATGAGGTGGAACACGCGTATTATCTTTTTAGAGTTAAAAAGATAGCAAAAAATAGCGCTGCTAAATTTAACAGAGAATGTCAAAAGCCAGATTAATAGGAAAAAACATAAGTTTTATCGTATTGAGTAGGGCCGTCTTTATGCTGATATCATTTATGCTCTTTCCTTTCATAGTGGCGCATGTTGGAAAAGAGGTATACGGTGTTTACTTAATTGTTATAAGTGTTACTGGCTACTTCGGTGTGATTGATTTTGGCATGATGTCAGCGCTCATGAAATATGTATCCGAATATCATGGTAAAGGCGACTTTAAGGGTATTAACCGGATTATTAATGCGTCGTTTTCGTTCTATGTCGTTGCTGGCGTTGTTATTTCAGTATTATTATTTTTGAGTTCAAAGTATTTTACTTATTTTTTCAAGATTGATCCCGCAAATATTCAGGTTATGAGGAATCTGTTTATTGTAGCATCGGTATCCTCTTTATTCATATGGCCGATGAGTACCTTTCGCGGGGCTATTCAAGGATTAAATATGTGGGGAACCGATGTAGTGGTTAGTATTT harbors:
- a CDS encoding WbqC family protein, translated to MIVTIHQPEHLPWLGFFHKLNMAETYVVLDNVQYRRRYFQNRNKIRTKNGWKWIGISLIKEARDNLLIKDVKIFKEDIEWRSDNLKTVHQSYSKAKYFDFFWPEFQKIYSSDYDHLIDLNIAFIKLILKKLGIVREVILASQLNVDGEKGDLIFNITKTLNAKTYVSGISGKDYLDMKKFSENGIKVIIQEFHHPVYSQLLTPFLPCMSVIDLLFNYGPGSLDIINGIGVPILEEVFL
- a CDS encoding N-acetylneuraminate synthase family protein; this translates as MKKATYETLIIAEIGECFNGDFTIAKELMREAKKSGCDIVKFQTLDYENISLSDPEKEWFLKIALNPEKIRKLIAYARKIRIRILFSPENIKTCQWLLDAGLEDVKIASSSITDVELISFVNKNFRCVFISTGMASLKEVREIVHNLKNVYELYIMHCVSEYPTGPLLKRRGLCALAPEDVHLNMMKILMQIFPHYKIGYSDHTAGIFAPLVAVAAGAEVIEKHITLDRKVPLRNYNTGKEYLGTDHVLSLEPFELKEMVCKIREIEHMLGKWKWERSEGEKLLRGFLRKRFSGV
- a CDS encoding glycosyltransferase — translated: MGDLISSLDLGRELRKLNKNIFFLVNKDKIASNFIRNNGFPVKEIDSLSDLGLFLKEKFFDISILNQLNTESREVILFKKHSRRLVTIEDVGKSSLLADLRFNILYPQPKAITELSFLPLSKVFQEKHTLLKQIKKKAKNILVLQGGSDTYGFTPKIIKSLNSVDPQIKINVVLGPYFSHFKELDIVLRNSSREFDIISNCSDLSFLMTEADIAISAAGNTLFELACLGVPTMVVCAEKFEEITAKILEEKGFCINLGYGSDIKEKDIFATLDRLTANYKLRFSMSKRGKELIDGAGIKRIVNRIEKLIDSIDNNEKRGKQNA
- a CDS encoding methyltransferase domain-containing protein, with product MDIIWDAVTAYHVQGWVKKSDVLMDLGCGDGYFSALMFGAKIPLTHDRFLNVVASNQKIKTNQSGDIYRNQQQLLKFEKAPWRRVDFGLELKPHHIRVADSLGIYKKIIKGIFEETSLNERSIDKVYSIFAFYWGRNLDRQINEIYRILREDGEFIVTLPSEHLSGMHICKRLADEEKSKKVRLYLENLDGGRKDLTTRHSRSEKGWKDWFEYHNFKVLNMIPVVNKVMFLHQDISQRVFLPILFKMSNSEDFKRLRSIVKKYVCEKLYPDLLSELLKFESDHEVEHAYYLFRVKKIAKNSAAKFNRECQKPD